Sequence from the Verrucomicrobiota bacterium genome:
TCATTCGCTCGCGCACCCAATCCAGAAAGAACTGGGCGGACTCGCGGCTGATGAGTCGCTTGCGCTCGCCAATCTCCACGTAGAACGGCGCCGTTGAAGCGAAACGGAACGTCTTGGGGTTGTCCGTAATGGCTCGCACGAGAAACCAGCCGCTTTCGGTGAACTTCATCTTGCCCAATTTGCCCGTGCGCTTCCATTGCTCGAAGGGCACTGCGCGATCGACACGGCCATTCTTGATGATTTCGATCGCCAAAATCGGATCGCGAGTATTGAGCGCAGCCTCGACCTCGATGTCCAACTGTGACTTCACCTTGAACACGTGTCCGGGCCATTGGTCATTGGCTTTGCAGCGCAAGAGCGGCCCGTTCGAGACAAACGAACGGCCGGCGCGCAAACCTTCCCACCATTTTTCGTACGTGAGGTCCGGTCCGACCTGAACATAGACGCGGTCGTAACCGACCGGATTCGGCAACACGCCGGACGCGCTGCCCGCCGATGGTGGAATACGTAAGCCACAGTTGAGGATGTGGTAATAGATTTCCTGCGTCCAAAATCCATTGCCGCGCGGCGGCGGCAAACGCTCTTTGTCGCGCGGCTTGCCCCACGCTTCGCTTTCGTACATCTGATCGCGGCACATGTGGTTGTTCGCCAGTCCAATCGAATCCACCTGTCCGCTCGCGAGCCAAACCGGCACGTCCCACCAGAATGGCTTCTCGATGTCCACCCACACGCCGGTATTTTGACGCGCGTCTTTCAAAAACTTCATTGGCGAGGGATATTCGCGCGCGGCTGATGCGATGGGCAACGGCTCTTTCAGGTTGAAGTAAAGCAGCGCGCCGCCTTCACGTTCATCTTCGCCGGCCATGACGTGGTAAAAGCGATTTCCGTCGAACTGAACCATCAGGTCGGCGGGTGGTTTCCGTTTGCTCCATTCGTTCTTTGCGTTCCACCAGGTCATGACCGGCGCCACGTGCAAGTCTTCTGCCCACATGAGCAGTTCGATGTCCTTCACTGGCCGATGCACGTGCAAATCGCCCGACCACCAACCTTCCGCCGCCATGTCCACCAAACGCTCCAGCCTCAGCGCGAGATTCTGCGTGGCGGCAGCGGTGACGATGACCGATCCGGTGCGCACTAGATACTCCGGCCCGCGCTCGATTTCGTAAGAGTAATTGCCAGGAGACAGGTCGAGTTGAACTTTGCCGGTGCAAACAAAGTGGTCGCGGAAAAAAGGCAGCTTCTCCGCTCTCACAGATCTTCCGTTGCGGTCCTTGAGGTGAATGCGGCACGGGATTGACCCGCTGTTCTTGTGGTCGGTGATAGTTATTTCGAACCGCCCCAGGTTTGTCTGCGCGAGGAGGTGGTCGTTTGCGAAAAGGGCGGAGACTATCCACGCAATGGGCGCAGCGCGAAGTAGCCACGACGTTACCGGAGCGCGACTGTGTCTGAAAGACCAGTCGCAGCAGCTTCGCAATGTATGACGTGGGAAGTAATCCCAACTCGCTCGAGCTTCGGGAGTGCTGCGGCTCGTGCTTCGCACACAGCCGCGGTCCGACGACGTGGATGGTTGGAATGCTTTAGGTTTTGCACCCTGATAGTCCACCTCCTTGCGTCGGTGGCTACGGCCGGCGGTCATTTTTGCCAATGCTCCAAAACTAACACCTCCGAGGTGACTTTCATTCCACATACAAAAAAGCATTCCCTGCCAGCACCATCTGGCAGAAGTCCGTCCAAACGCGTTCGGCCTTGTCCGGTTTGTCGGCGTAATGAGTCGTCTGCGACTGCAAGAATTCTTCAGCGGCGGAACGCTCGGTGGGGTTTGGTTTTCGTCCGAGTGCCAGCAGGAATGTTCGTTCGAGGCGTTGTTGGTTGTCCGCACCACACTCCTTTTCCAGCCGCTGAGCGAAGGCGCGGCTGCGAGCGCGGATGAAATCAGAGTTCAACAACGCGAGCGATTGCAGTGAAACGGTGGAAGGATTGCGCCGGGTGCAGTTGGGATTCATCCTCGCGGTGTCGAACACATCGAGCATCGTCAATGGCTGGGTGCGCCGGTGTTGCAGGTACAGCGACCGGCGTTTGGCGCCGGCTATGGCTTCATCCACGACCACCTGACTATCGCTGTTGGCTTTGGTTGGAACGTAAGCCCCGCCAAGTTCCAAATTAAGTTCGCCGCAGGTGAACAGGATGGCGTCGCGGACGGATTCCGCGTCGAGCCGTTGTAACGGGTAACGCCAAAGTAATGTATTTTCCGGATCAACCGCGTAAGCCGCATCGCGCAAAGCGCCGCTCTGCCGATACGTGGCCGAGTTGACAATCAGTCGATGCAGTGACTTGAGCTTCCAGCCGGATTGAACAAACTCCGTGGCCAGGTAATCCAGCAATTCGAGATGGCTGGGTTTCGCGCCAGTCACGCCCAGATTGTCAACGGTGGCGACCAGCCCCTCGCCGAAGTGGTGCTGCCAAACCCGGTTCACCAGCACGCGGCCCACCATTGGATGTTCCGGTGAAGTCAACCAGCGGGCGAGCGCAAGTCGTCGCCCGGAATTTTTTTGCGCAGTGTTTGAAACAAGCTGATAGGAATTCCTGGCGCTGCAAAACACGGCGGGAACTCCGGGCGGCACTTCGGCCCCTTCGTTTGCGTAAACACCGCGAACCAACAGGTGATGCTTTGGTAGTTCCGTGCCCGGCTCGGTCAATACCGCGATTTGTGGCAACGCCGACGGGCGCTCCGCTTCGCGCTTTTTGATCGCGTCCTTCAGGCTGTTGAACCCTGCCGACAACTCAGGAAAGCGCTTGATCAAATCCTCGTCCTTAATTTGAACGATGGCCTCATTGGTTTTCAGCAGCGCCTTCATTTCTTCGGTGCGCTCCTTTTCTTTTGTGTCGAGTGCTTTTTGGATGGCGGCGCGTGTCGGTTCAAGAATCTTCTCCAGATTCTCGCGCAGACCGAGTTTTCGAAACGGCGTAGTCAACCCCTCCAGGCTTTCATTCAGCGCCTTGAGTTCCCGGTCGTATTTTTCAAGCTGACGTTTGCTTTCCCCGCGGGCGGCGCGCGTGCCGACGGTGAGCGCGCGCTCGTTCGGCTTGCGCCAGTGCTCCGGATCGAACGCGGGACGAAGAATCGCCTGGAGCGCGTAGTATTCTGACTGTTTGATGGGTTCAAACTTGTGGTCGTGACAGCGGGCGCATTGGACGGTCAGACCGAGAAACGCAGAGCCAAGAATCTGAACGTTGCCTTCCAGCACGGAATATCGATCCACCTTCAACTCCAGCGGATTGCCGTCGCTCTCGCCTGTCCCGTCCGGCGCGTTGCGGAGAAAATGCGTCGCGATGAGCAACTCCTCCATTTCCGGAGTGATGTCGCCGTCGGGCTGGTAGCCGCACAATTCGTCACCGGCGAGTTGTTCCTGAATGAACCGATCAAACGGCTTGTCATCGTTGATCGAGCGAACGACGTAGTCGCGATACTTGTAAGCCAGCGGCCGATCGCTGTCGGCGTTGAAGTAACCGTTTGAATCCGCGTAACCAGCGGCGTCGAGCCAGTGGCGACCCCAACGCTCGCCGTAGTGCGAAGAGGCAAGCAGTCGCTCCACGAGTTTGTCGTACGCGCCGGAGCTTTTGTCGTTCACAAACTCGTCCACCTCCTGCGGCGTTGGCGGCAGACCGATCAGATCAAAGCTCAAACGGCGAATCAAGGTGGCGCGGTCGGCTTCAGGCGAAGGCAAGATTTTCTTTTGTTCGAGCCGGACGAGCACGAAATTGTCGATGGCGTTGCGCGGCCATTTTTGGTTTCGCACTTTGGGCGTCGCCGGTCGAACAGGAGGCTTGAAGGCCCAATGATTGGTAGTAGGCGGCGCCTTGCTTCCTTCTCCCGGAGACGGTGGAGCAGCGAAAGCATTCAAAGTCAAGGCGACCGCGAGCCAGATTGCCGGCTGAAACCAGGCCAGGCGAAAGGAAGACCTGGTGGTTCGGAAAAACAATGCGGGCGGTTTCATCGGACGTGAATCATCAAGAAGAATAAACACCGGAGCGCAAAAATTGGCAATCGCCAAAGACCCACTTCCGTTCCGCCGTTTAATAGGTTGCCCGGCCGCCGGATAAATCGAACACAGCGCCCGTGCTGAACGAACATTCCGCCGAGCAAAGCCAGGCCACGAGGGCGGCGGCCTCTTCCTTCAATCCAAACCGGCCCATCGGAATTTTGGACAGCATGTAGTCGATGTGTTCCTGTGTCATCTGATCGAAGATGTCCGTCTTGATGACCGCCGGGGTGACGCAGTTCACGATCACGCCGGAGCGAGCCAGTTCTTTGCCGAGCGATTTGGTCAAAGCCATGACGCCGGCCTTGGACGCGCTGTAATGCGAGGCGTTGGGGTTGCCTTCCTTGCCCGCGATGGAAGCGATGTTCACAATGCGGCCGTAGCCTTTCGCGACCATGGCCGGGACGACCTCGTGGCAGCACAAAAATATGCCGAACAGATTCACATCGATCACCTGTCGCCATTCGACGAGCGACAATTCCCAGGTTTTCTTGTTCACCCCCGCGATGCCGGCGTTGTTGACCAGGATTTCAATCGAACCGAAATGTTTGAGCGTTGACTCTTTAGCGCCGGACACCGAAGCCGGGTCGGTCAAATCCACCACGGCGGTGTGAACTTCGCCTTGACCGGCCAGACTTTTGACTGCGGCGTCGAGTGCCGTGCGGTCAATGTCCCACAGACTGCACCGCGCGCCTGAAGCAAGCAGTCGTTGAGCTATGGCCAACCCGATGCCGCGCGCGCCGCCGGTCACGATGGCGTGCTTTCCCTGCAAATCGATTTTGTTCATAGGCGAGAACATTAACCCGACTTTCGCCATTGGCGAGGCGATTTGACTTTTCTTGAGGTAGTGGGTGGCGGATTTCTTGAGGGATCGACGAAGGTTTTCCGAGTTGAGTTTGATGCAAACCTACGCCCTTTCCCTTTGGAGCTTCGATGCAGTCGAGTCAGCGTCCAGCCCATCGCGTCGGGGTTTCACCCACAGTTTCGTCGAGTGAACGTTGACGCCCGCCGCGTCTCTCGTCAAAGTCCTGCCATGGCGCACATTCACGAAAGGATTGATTTCACCGTGGCGATCTTTGTCATCCATGACCGGCACATCCTACTCATTCATCACCGCAAGCTCGACCAATGGCTGCCACTGGGCGGTCACATTGAACTGGATGAAGACCCGGAAAGCGCGGCGTTGCGAGAAAGCAGGGAGGAAAGCGGTCTGGAGGTGGAGTTGATCGGCGAACGGCCGCCGACCACCGGGCCGGGCACCCGCGCGCTCATCGCGCCGCGGTTTCTGGACATTCACCGCATCACCGATACGCACGAACACATCGGGATGATCTACTGGGCGCGTCCGAAAAATGGTTCGCTGCAACTTGCCACCGCCGAACATCACGACATTCGCTGGTGCGCCGCTGACGATTTGGACAAACTCCAACCGCCGATGTCGAACGCGGTGAAATGGTATTGTCGCAAAGCCCTGGAAGAAATTTGAAGTTGAAGGCAACCATGTTTCACCCAGTGGGACTGACGCCGCAACCGAACCTTCTCCCACTCCTCCATCGGATGGAGGAGAGGGTTGGAGAGCGGAGGGGCGTTTGTTATTGGATTGCCCCTGCCCATGAACCTGGGAGCGCCGGCATCCCTGCCGGCGAGATGGTACACGCGCAACACGCCGGCAGGGATGCCGGCGCTCCCAGGACGGCTGGCTGGTTCAATGGCGTAAGGCGCGCAAAAAGTTCGGGGTGGTCTCTCCTCGGTCCTCTCCCCGCTCCAGCGTCATGGCGAGAGGAGGAAAAAGCGCGCTTCAGAAACTTTGCTAAATCAACAGAACGCTCAGGCATTGTAGTTCACTTTGCAGGCTGCCCATGACCCAGCGCCAGCTCAAAACCGGTTATTTTTTCCTCGAAGGTTTGAACGCCTTCGCCACGACGTTTTATTTTTACTACCTGTTTTTCCTGCTGCAATCGGAGTATGGCTTCGGCAATCTCGGCAACCTCGTCGTCTCCGCGCTCAACGGTTTTGTCTGCCTCTTTGCCTCCTTCTATGGCGGCCGGTTCGCGCAGAAAAAGGGTTACTTCTGCGCGCTGAAAATTGGCTTTGCGCTCATCGGCCTGATGATGGTCGCCGGCGTTTTATGCCACAACGCCAGCGCGCAAATTGTCATCATGGTGGTGTGGTCCATCGGCTTGTGCTTCACGTGGCCGACGCTCGAAGCGCTGGTCAGCGAAAGGGAAACGCCCGCCGGCTTGTCACGCATGATCGGCATTTACAACGTCGTGTGGGCGGGCGGCGGGGCGCTCGCCTATTTCGTCGGCGGCGCCGTGTTGGAAAAACTGGGAATGCGGAGTTTGTTTTTGGTGCCCTTGGCGTTCCATCTATTGCAGATTGGGCTGACCCTCTGGTTGGAAAAAAAGAGTGTCGCCGCGACCCAAGACGTTTTGCCACTGCCGTCATCCGCCGCCGAGCCGCTCTCGCTCAATCCTCGACCCATTGCCAAGGCAAAAACTTTTCTGCGCATGGCGTGGCTGGCCAATCCGTTCGCCTATGTCGCGATCAACACCGTTATCCCGTTGATTCCCGACCTGGCAAGCAAACTGGAACTCTCTCCGGCGCAGGCGGGTTTCTTTTGTTCTATCTGGTTTTTCGCGCGATTGGGCACCTTCATTCTGCTCTGGCTCTGGGCCGGCTGGCATTATCGTTTCGGTTTTTTGCTGGGCGCCTATCTCCTGCTGATGGCGAGTTTTGCCGTGCTCTTGTTGGTCGTGCAATTTTGGGTGGTTCTTCTGGCGCAAATCATTTTTGGTCTGGCCATCGGTCTGATTTATTATTCGTCTCTTTTCTATTCGATGGATGTCGGTGAAACCAAGGGCGAACATGGCGGC
This genomic interval carries:
- a CDS encoding NUDIX domain-containing protein, translating into MAHIHERIDFTVAIFVIHDRHILLIHHRKLDQWLPLGGHIELDEDPESAALRESREESGLEVELIGERPPTTGPGTRALIAPRFLDIHRITDTHEHIGMIYWARPKNGSLQLATAEHHDIRWCAADDLDKLQPPMSNAVKWYCRKALEEI
- a CDS encoding CehA/McbA family metallohydrolase, coding for MRAEKLPFFRDHFVCTGKVQLDLSPGNYSYEIERGPEYLVRTGSVIVTAAATQNLALRLERLVDMAAEGWWSGDLHVHRPVKDIELLMWAEDLHVAPVMTWWNAKNEWSKRKPPADLMVQFDGNRFYHVMAGEDEREGGALLYFNLKEPLPIASAAREYPSPMKFLKDARQNTGVWVDIEKPFWWDVPVWLASGQVDSIGLANNHMCRDQMYESEAWGKPRDKERLPPPRGNGFWTQEIYYHILNCGLRIPPSAGSASGVLPNPVGYDRVYVQVGPDLTYEKWWEGLRAGRSFVSNGPLLRCKANDQWPGHVFKVKSQLDIEVEAALNTRDPILAIEIIKNGRVDRAVPFEQWKRTGKLGKMKFTESGWFLVRAITDNPKTFRFASTAPFYVEIGERKRLISRESAQFFLDWVRERMSRIKLDDAKQREEVLAYHRMAEKFWQEKVEKANAR
- a CDS encoding DUF1553 domain-containing protein, with the protein product MKPPALFFRTTRSSFRLAWFQPAIWLAVALTLNAFAAPPSPGEGSKAPPTTNHWAFKPPVRPATPKVRNQKWPRNAIDNFVLVRLEQKKILPSPEADRATLIRRLSFDLIGLPPTPQEVDEFVNDKSSGAYDKLVERLLASSHYGERWGRHWLDAAGYADSNGYFNADSDRPLAYKYRDYVVRSINDDKPFDRFIQEQLAGDELCGYQPDGDITPEMEELLIATHFLRNAPDGTGESDGNPLELKVDRYSVLEGNVQILGSAFLGLTVQCARCHDHKFEPIKQSEYYALQAILRPAFDPEHWRKPNERALTVGTRAARGESKRQLEKYDRELKALNESLEGLTTPFRKLGLRENLEKILEPTRAAIQKALDTKEKERTEEMKALLKTNEAIVQIKDEDLIKRFPELSAGFNSLKDAIKKREAERPSALPQIAVLTEPGTELPKHHLLVRGVYANEGAEVPPGVPAVFCSARNSYQLVSNTAQKNSGRRLALARWLTSPEHPMVGRVLVNRVWQHHFGEGLVATVDNLGVTGAKPSHLELLDYLATEFVQSGWKLKSLHRLIVNSATYRQSGALRDAAYAVDPENTLLWRYPLQRLDAESVRDAILFTCGELNLELGGAYVPTKANSDSQVVVDEAIAGAKRRSLYLQHRRTQPLTMLDVFDTARMNPNCTRRNPSTVSLQSLALLNSDFIRARSRAFAQRLEKECGADNQQRLERTFLLALGRKPNPTERSAAEEFLQSQTTHYADKPDKAERVWTDFCQMVLAGNAFLYVE
- a CDS encoding MFS transporter, producing MTQRQLKTGYFFLEGLNAFATTFYFYYLFFLLQSEYGFGNLGNLVVSALNGFVCLFASFYGGRFAQKKGYFCALKIGFALIGLMMVAGVLCHNASAQIVIMVVWSIGLCFTWPTLEALVSERETPAGLSRMIGIYNVVWAGGGALAYFVGGAVLEKLGMRSLFLVPLAFHLLQIGLTLWLEKKSVAATQDVLPLPSSAAEPLSLNPRPIAKAKTFLRMAWLANPFAYVAINTVIPLIPDLASKLELSPAQAGFFCSIWFFARLGTFILLWLWAGWHYRFGFLLGAYLLLMASFAVLLLVVQFWVVLLAQIIFGLAIGLIYYSSLFYSMDVGETKGEHGGVHEAAIGAGIFVGPACGAMALRFFPEHSTSSIWAVSGLLLMGLAVLIWLRYRKK
- a CDS encoding SDR family oxidoreductase; the protein is MNKIDLQGKHAIVTGGARGIGLAIAQRLLASGARCSLWDIDRTALDAAVKSLAGQGEVHTAVVDLTDPASVSGAKESTLKHFGSIEILVNNAGIAGVNKKTWELSLVEWRQVIDVNLFGIFLCCHEVVPAMVAKGYGRIVNIASIAGKEGNPNASHYSASKAGVMALTKSLGKELARSGVIVNCVTPAVIKTDIFDQMTQEHIDYMLSKIPMGRFGLKEEAAALVAWLCSAECSFSTGAVFDLSGGRATY